Proteins encoded within one genomic window of Argiope bruennichi chromosome 7, qqArgBrue1.1, whole genome shotgun sequence:
- the LOC129976066 gene encoding uncharacterized protein LOC129976066 isoform X1 produces MQEWYDDPQKSTQSEMFLNDKNFSLETSRDPGCSAGVSGISVPHKEPSMASSSAQADVLSCESLSSGEDDRALGSCPLDSEPEKKKRLKLHLAGILFHSAYSSVIIGVCN; encoded by the exons TGGTATGATGATCCTCAGAAGTCTACTCAGAGTGAAATGTTTCTCaatgataagaatttttcattgGAAACTTCCAGAGATCCTGGATGCAGTGCTGGAGTTTCAGGGATTTCAGTTCCACATAAAGAACCGTCTATGGCTTCATCATCTGCACAAGCTGATGTATTaag TTGTGAAAGTCTCAGTTCTGGAGAAGATGACAGGGCTTTGGGAAGTTGCCCTTTGGATTCcgaaccagaaaaaaaaaaaaggttgaaactTCATTTGGCGGGAATTCTCTTTCATTCTGCTTATAGTTCTGTGATAATAGGTGTCTGCAATTGA
- the LOC129976066 gene encoding uncharacterized protein LOC129976066 isoform X2, whose amino-acid sequence MQEWYDDPQKSTQSEMFLNDKNFSLETSRDPGCSAGVSGISVPHKEPSMASSSAQADVLSTSLVIETKANGAFWTMK is encoded by the exons TGGTATGATGATCCTCAGAAGTCTACTCAGAGTGAAATGTTTCTCaatgataagaatttttcattgGAAACTTCCAGAGATCCTGGATGCAGTGCTGGAGTTTCAGGGATTTCAGTTCCACATAAAGAACCGTCTATGGCTTCATCATCTGCACAAGCTGATGTATTaag TACAAGCCTGGTTATCGAAACTAAAGCAAACGGGGCATTTTGGACAATGAAATGA